From Mucilaginibacter rubeus, a single genomic window includes:
- a CDS encoding SMI1/KNR4 family protein, with product MVEFFNTENNLTVEQIRLIASKYQLVFPDEYVDHLLINNGGQCHPNVFEFIENGQLTESNVDWFLAIYDGRYDSLEQYIKVFKKDQARIPDSFIPIAHDPGGNLICISCVDKKIYYWDHEKEMINADHNGAGNIHFIARNLETFLNSLR from the coding sequence ATGGTAGAATTTTTTAATACCGAAAATAATCTGACAGTAGAGCAGATAAGATTGATCGCATCAAAGTATCAATTGGTATTTCCCGATGAATATGTAGATCATTTACTCATTAACAATGGCGGGCAATGCCATCCTAATGTTTTTGAATTTATAGAAAACGGACAGCTTACAGAGTCAAATGTTGATTGGTTTCTGGCGATCTATGATGGTAGATATGATAGTTTAGAGCAGTATATAAAAGTATTTAAAAAAGATCAGGCAAGGATACCTGATTCTTTTATCCCCATCGCACATGACCCAGGCGGCAATTTAATATGTATTTCATGTGTGGATAAGAAGATTTATTATTGGGATCATGAGAAAGAAATGATCAATGCAGATCATAATGGGGCAGGTAATATTCATTTTATTGCTCGCAATCTGGAAACCTTTCTTAATAGCTTAAGATAA
- a CDS encoding ABC transporter permease, with product MIRSYFKIAWRTIVRNKSYSAINIAGLSVGIAACLLIFVVVQYELSFDTFQPGYKSTYRIVTKHDRSGTINYSSGVAAPAVDALRLLFPQATVAGIDAIYGSQIMASSAGGNPVNDKKFIEKTGIMFAEPQLFDVFPATWLAGGSSALKEPNMVVIDQTSAERYFGDWHSAVGKTLKMDNLLTLKVAGVIKDAPANTDIPLKLLVSYITWKKNAKSYGYFNDWGETSSNYQVYIKFPANVSQSNIQKQLTSFSDQQFDNAKRLGHKKYLTAQPLTDLHFDTRFGNTLGDHLTSITTLRTLSLIAALIIVMASINFINLSTAQSVGRSKEVGVRKVLGGTRLQLIGQVMGETAIIVLLSAGIALFIAQLALPFLQNIASVPATIGLFNTGTALFLGSVIVVVIILSGIYPALIVSGFKPIVALKNKINAASVGGISLRRVLVVTQFTISQVLIIGTVIAIKQMDFVNNADLGFNKDAVLVLPCPADSVGLSRAVSFKQQVLTMPGVKAASFASDVPSSDNNNSTNFNFDHSDKDPGFNVYMKTADADYFKTFGLHFVAGQGYDQSEILHQAVINETMMHKLGINRAQDALGKTMRFGDSNWLPIAGVVADFKTNSMREEIKPLVIYPQKAFEQEIAIKIEGSKLTRTVAGLQSLWLNRYPEYVYSGFFVDESIASFYKQENQLELIYKIFSLIAIFISCLGLYGLVSFMVVQRTREVGIRKVLGAPLSSIVYLFSKEFIALIAIAFMLSAPAAWYIMKSWLQTFAYRISPGIWAFIAAITASLLIGWLTVGYKAIRAALANPVKSLRSE from the coding sequence ATGATACGAAGCTACTTTAAGATTGCCTGGCGCACTATTGTTCGCAATAAAAGCTATTCGGCCATTAATATTGCCGGACTTTCGGTGGGGATAGCGGCTTGCCTGCTCATATTTGTAGTTGTTCAGTACGAGCTCAGCTTTGATACTTTCCAGCCGGGTTATAAAAGCACCTACAGGATAGTTACCAAACACGACAGGTCCGGGACTATTAATTATAGCAGTGGCGTTGCAGCTCCTGCTGTCGACGCTTTGCGGCTGCTTTTTCCACAGGCAACAGTAGCAGGTATCGACGCCATATACGGCAGCCAAATCATGGCCTCGTCTGCCGGTGGCAATCCTGTTAACGATAAAAAGTTTATCGAGAAAACGGGTATCATGTTTGCTGAACCTCAGCTTTTTGATGTTTTTCCGGCAACATGGCTCGCGGGCGGCTCATCGGCCTTAAAAGAGCCCAATATGGTAGTAATAGATCAAACCAGTGCCGAAAGATATTTTGGCGACTGGCATTCGGCCGTTGGTAAAACATTGAAGATGGACAACCTGCTAACCTTAAAAGTGGCAGGTGTAATTAAGGACGCACCGGCCAATACAGATATCCCTCTGAAATTGCTGGTTTCATACATTACCTGGAAGAAGAATGCCAAAAGCTATGGTTATTTTAACGACTGGGGCGAAACCAGCAGCAACTACCAGGTGTACATTAAATTTCCGGCAAATGTATCGCAAAGCAATATTCAAAAACAATTGACAAGTTTTTCGGATCAGCAATTTGATAACGCTAAACGCCTGGGCCACAAAAAATACCTGACAGCACAACCTTTAACAGACCTACACTTTGACACCCGTTTCGGCAATACATTAGGTGATCATCTTACCAGCATAACAACCTTGCGCACATTATCATTGATAGCCGCGCTCATCATTGTTATGGCGTCTATTAATTTTATTAATCTATCCACCGCTCAATCCGTTGGCAGATCGAAAGAAGTGGGTGTGCGTAAAGTACTTGGTGGTACACGCCTGCAGCTGATTGGGCAGGTTATGGGCGAAACAGCTATTATAGTGCTGTTATCGGCAGGTATTGCGTTGTTTATTGCTCAACTGGCTTTACCATTCCTGCAAAATATAGCCAGCGTGCCTGCAACCATAGGTTTGTTCAATACTGGTACGGCGCTTTTTCTTGGCAGTGTTATCGTCGTGGTGATTATACTCTCGGGCATTTACCCTGCCCTGATCGTTTCCGGCTTTAAACCTATCGTGGCGTTAAAAAACAAGATAAACGCGGCGTCTGTAGGCGGTATATCCCTCCGCCGGGTTCTGGTGGTTACACAGTTTACCATCTCGCAAGTGCTCATCATAGGCACGGTGATCGCCATTAAACAAATGGATTTTGTAAACAATGCCGACCTCGGGTTCAATAAAGATGCCGTGCTGGTGCTCCCATGCCCTGCAGATAGCGTTGGCTTATCGCGCGCAGTGAGTTTTAAGCAGCAGGTACTGACCATGCCGGGCGTAAAGGCCGCCAGCTTCGCGTCTGACGTACCATCATCAGATAATAACAATTCTACCAATTTCAACTTTGATCATTCAGATAAAGACCCCGGTTTCAACGTTTATATGAAAACAGCCGATGCCGACTACTTTAAAACCTTCGGACTTCATTTTGTAGCCGGACAGGGATACGACCAAAGTGAGATCCTGCACCAGGCAGTGATCAATGAAACCATGATGCACAAACTTGGCATCAACCGCGCTCAGGACGCACTCGGGAAAACCATGCGGTTTGGCGATAGCAATTGGCTGCCGATAGCCGGCGTAGTTGCCGATTTCAAAACCAACTCGATGCGGGAGGAAATTAAGCCGCTTGTGATCTATCCGCAAAAAGCATTTGAACAGGAAATAGCCATAAAAATTGAGGGCAGCAAACTGACCAGAACCGTAGCCGGCTTACAAAGCCTCTGGTTAAACCGCTACCCGGAATATGTTTACAGTGGCTTTTTTGTTGACGAAAGTATTGCCAGTTTCTACAAACAGGAAAACCAGCTCGAGCTGATCTACAAAATATTTTCACTGATTGCCATTTTTATTTCGTGCCTTGGTTTATACGGACTGGTATCCTTCATGGTAGTGCAGCGTACCCGCGAAGTGGGTATAAGGAAAGTTTTAGGTGCCCCGTTAAGCAGTATCGTGTACCTGTTTTCGAAAGAATTCATCGCGCTTATTGCCATCGCGTTTATGTTGAGCGCGCCCGCCGCCTGGTACATCATGAAAAGCTGGCTGCAAACTTTTGCCTATCGCATCTCGCCAGGTATATGGGCATTTATAGCAGCTATCACGGCTTCGCTATTGATAGGCTGGCTCACGGTAGGCTATAAAGCCATTAGGGCGGCATTGGCCAATCCGGTTAAAAGTCTGCGCTCTGAGTAA
- a CDS encoding efflux RND transporter permease subunit, whose amino-acid sequence MTKLLKRIIGFSLKNRILILFLAVVLVVAGIITFIQMPIEAFPDVTNTEIDIITQWPGQSAEEVEKLVTIPIEIALNPVQKKVSLRSTSIFGLSYVKVIFDDGIKDPEARQQVMYLLNNATLPAGITPSVQPPVGPTGEIFRYTLRSKVRDVRELKTIQDWLIDRRLRSIPGIGDINSFGGKTKTYEITVDPEKLATLNITPLDVFTAVQKTNINVGGDMIIQNNQAFAVRGLGLLNDINEIRNIIVSNNNGVPVLVKDVAHVEISNLPRLGWVGRSDAVIKNGKRTITDDADAVEAIIVMRKGENPTEVVNALKAEVDKLNNDILPADTKIVPYYDRTNLIDYATHTVLHNLIEGILLVTLLVSLFMFNWRTTLIVSVIIPLALLFAFICLHLMGMSANLLSLGAVDFGIIIDGAVVMVEGMFVILDHKAVELGMDRFNKIAKLGLIKNNGANLGKAIFFAKLIIITGLLPVFAFQKVEGKLFSPLAYTLGFALLGALITTLTLVPVLISLLLRKNVHEKHNPFVHNLTAFMLGGFIKSFKFKEIVVTLSLIAMVVGLFSFKFLGSEFLPELDEGAIWLRVQLPYSVSLDQSIETARQVRKILMEFPQVQYAVSQTGRPDNGTDVAGFYNNEFDVLMYPEEDWKPKITKEQLIKQMNARLSKLPGVDLNFSQPISDNVEEAVSGVKGSIVVKVYGDSLNYMESKVNEVYRILKDVKGIEDLGVLKSVGLPELDIQLNQQKMAQYGVATADANSVIAMAIGGQAASTLYEGVRTFDIRVRFPEAFRRTPADIGNLMVPTQSGAKVAIKQIADITQKTGPCLIFRDENERYATLKFSVRGRDMGSTIAEARRKVDAQVKLDRGYHMAWQGDFENQQRAQKRLTQVVPVSLILIFGLLFIMFGNVKDAALVFLNVPFAIVGGIIALFLTGTNFSISAGIGFIALFGICIQDGVLLISIFKQNLENLKGRTQTDLYTAIKLGVNSRIRPVMMTALMAAIGLFPAAISHGIGSESSRPLARVVIGGILCAMLFSLWVFPLIFGWAYRKLKN is encoded by the coding sequence ATGACTAAGCTCCTTAAACGGATCATAGGGTTCTCGTTAAAAAACAGGATCCTCATATTATTTCTTGCTGTTGTACTTGTTGTTGCCGGCATTATTACATTTATTCAAATGCCTATCGAGGCGTTTCCCGATGTAACCAATACCGAAATAGATATCATTACACAATGGCCCGGACAAAGTGCCGAGGAAGTGGAAAAACTCGTAACCATCCCCATTGAGATAGCGCTAAACCCGGTACAGAAAAAGGTAAGCCTGCGCTCAACTTCCATTTTTGGCTTAAGCTATGTGAAGGTAATTTTTGACGATGGTATCAAGGATCCGGAAGCAAGGCAACAGGTGATGTACCTGCTAAATAATGCTACTTTACCCGCAGGTATAACGCCCTCGGTACAGCCGCCGGTTGGGCCGACCGGGGAAATTTTCAGGTATACGCTCAGGAGTAAGGTACGTGATGTAAGGGAGCTTAAAACTATTCAGGACTGGCTAATTGATAGGCGACTGCGGTCTATCCCGGGCATTGGTGATATCAATAGTTTCGGCGGCAAGACCAAGACCTATGAAATTACTGTTGATCCTGAAAAACTGGCAACGCTGAATATTACACCATTAGATGTTTTTACTGCCGTTCAGAAAACCAATATCAACGTTGGCGGCGATATGATCATCCAAAACAACCAGGCTTTTGCCGTAAGGGGTTTGGGCTTGCTTAATGATATCAATGAGATCCGCAATATTATTGTAAGCAACAACAACGGTGTTCCGGTACTGGTGAAGGATGTGGCACATGTCGAGATTTCAAATTTGCCAAGACTGGGATGGGTGGGCCGAAGCGACGCTGTAATTAAAAATGGCAAACGCACCATTACCGATGATGCAGATGCCGTTGAAGCTATTATTGTTATGCGTAAAGGCGAAAACCCAACAGAAGTGGTTAACGCGCTGAAAGCTGAGGTTGATAAACTGAATAATGATATACTGCCTGCCGATACCAAGATAGTACCTTATTATGACCGTACCAACCTGATTGATTATGCCACCCACACGGTGTTGCATAACCTTATTGAAGGAATTTTACTGGTAACCTTGCTGGTATCGCTGTTTATGTTCAACTGGCGTACCACACTTATAGTATCTGTCATCATTCCATTGGCGTTGTTGTTTGCTTTTATCTGCCTGCACCTGATGGGTATGTCGGCCAATTTACTATCCCTGGGTGCTGTTGATTTTGGGATCATTATTGATGGGGCCGTGGTGATGGTTGAAGGGATGTTCGTAATTCTTGATCACAAGGCTGTTGAACTGGGCATGGACCGTTTTAATAAGATTGCTAAACTGGGCCTGATCAAAAACAACGGTGCAAATTTGGGTAAAGCAATCTTTTTTGCCAAGCTGATTATCATAACCGGCTTATTACCGGTATTTGCCTTTCAAAAAGTTGAAGGAAAGCTGTTTTCTCCATTGGCCTACACGCTTGGTTTTGCCTTGCTGGGCGCTTTGATCACTACGTTAACACTGGTTCCGGTACTCATCAGTTTACTGTTGCGGAAAAATGTTCACGAAAAGCATAATCCCTTTGTACATAACCTAACTGCATTCATGTTGGGTGGTTTCATTAAATCCTTCAAATTTAAAGAGATTGTAGTGACGTTATCATTGATTGCGATGGTGGTTGGCCTGTTCTCGTTCAAATTTTTAGGCAGCGAGTTTTTGCCTGAATTGGATGAAGGTGCGATATGGTTACGGGTACAGCTGCCATACAGCGTATCTCTTGACCAGTCGATTGAAACGGCCCGGCAGGTACGCAAGATATTAATGGAGTTTCCGCAGGTGCAGTATGCGGTTTCGCAAACAGGCCGGCCGGATAATGGAACCGATGTGGCGGGCTTTTACAATAATGAATTTGATGTGTTAATGTATCCCGAAGAAGATTGGAAACCTAAAATAACGAAGGAGCAATTGATTAAGCAGATGAACGCGCGATTATCCAAACTGCCGGGAGTTGATCTGAATTTCTCGCAGCCCATTAGCGATAACGTGGAAGAGGCAGTATCGGGCGTAAAAGGATCCATTGTTGTAAAAGTTTATGGCGATTCGCTTAACTATATGGAATCTAAAGTGAATGAAGTTTACCGGATATTGAAAGATGTAAAAGGTATTGAAGATTTGGGTGTACTTAAAAGTGTTGGTTTGCCTGAACTGGATATACAGCTCAATCAGCAAAAAATGGCGCAATACGGCGTGGCAACTGCCGATGCTAACTCGGTTATTGCTATGGCCATTGGCGGACAGGCGGCTTCCACTTTATATGAAGGTGTACGAACGTTTGATATCCGGGTACGTTTTCCGGAAGCTTTCAGGCGTACACCTGCCGATATCGGCAACCTGATGGTACCAACGCAAAGTGGAGCTAAAGTGGCAATTAAGCAAATTGCGGATATTACACAGAAGACAGGGCCCTGCCTGATATTCAGGGACGAAAATGAACGTTACGCTACCCTTAAATTTTCTGTGCGCGGTCGGGACATGGGCAGCACCATTGCCGAAGCCCGGCGCAAGGTTGACGCGCAGGTGAAATTGGATCGTGGCTATCATATGGCCTGGCAGGGAGATTTTGAGAACCAGCAGCGTGCTCAAAAAAGGTTAACGCAGGTGGTACCCGTAAGCCTGATACTGATCTTCGGTTTATTGTTCATCATGTTCGGTAATGTAAAAGATGCCGCACTTGTATTTCTTAATGTGCCCTTCGCCATTGTGGGCGGGATCATAGCCCTGTTTTTAACAGGAACCAATTTCAGTATTTCTGCGGGCATTGGTTTTATAGCCCTGTTCGGGATCTGTATCCAGGATGGTGTACTACTGATCAGTATTTTCAAACAAAACCTCGAAAACTTGAAGGGGAGGACTCAAACTGACTTGTATACGGCTATCAAGCTCGGCGTAAACTCCAGGATCAGGCCGGTAATGATGACCGCTTTAATGGCTGCCATAGGTTTGTTCCCTGCAGCTATATCACACGGCATAGGTTCTGAAAGCTCCCGGCCATTGGCGCGTGTTGTTATCGGGGGCATTTTATGTGCTATGCTATTTAGCTTATGGGTTTTTCCGTTAATTTTTGGCTGGGCCTATCGTAAATTGAAAAATTAA
- a CDS encoding efflux RND transporter periplasmic adaptor subunit, which yields MNYLLKKHCLKCMAAALLLISISSCHSDENTEQARQPYTLSDSLKRILDIDTVKIRNITYAIKFNGVVDFNTDKVSNIFPLVSGVVQNIHAMPGDFVKTGEVLGMVKSSEMANYSSSLSSSEAAVRLAKKQLEQQQDLYKSGMASKVDITAAEVNYEQAVAAKTAAQRVLMVNGNNTGGDYFIKSPIDGFLVQKNVTNGMAIRPDNSAPMFTVSNLKNVWVEANVYEENVSKVHEGDEADISTISYPDKIFKGKVNRLMNVIDPNTKVMKMRVIIDNPDFMLKPQMFATVTINNTENDKAISVASSALIFDHSQYYVVVLKGDKNVELRQVEVISTNGKTAFIKNGVNVGERVIASKAILVYGSLNS from the coding sequence ATGAACTATTTATTAAAAAAGCATTGCCTGAAATGTATGGCAGCCGCATTATTGTTGATCAGCATTAGCTCATGCCACTCTGATGAAAATACCGAACAGGCAAGGCAGCCTTATACACTGTCTGATTCGTTAAAAAGAATATTAGATATAGATACAGTTAAGATTCGGAATATCACCTATGCTATAAAGTTTAACGGCGTTGTTGATTTTAACACCGATAAGGTATCTAACATCTTCCCTCTGGTAAGCGGCGTAGTGCAAAACATCCACGCCATGCCGGGCGATTTTGTTAAAACCGGCGAGGTACTTGGCATGGTAAAAAGCAGCGAGATGGCCAACTATTCTTCTTCGCTCAGTTCATCAGAAGCCGCCGTACGCTTGGCCAAAAAACAGCTGGAACAGCAACAGGACCTTTATAAAAGCGGTATGGCATCCAAAGTAGATATTACCGCGGCCGAGGTTAATTATGAGCAAGCCGTAGCTGCAAAAACAGCCGCGCAACGTGTGCTGATGGTGAATGGCAACAATACTGGTGGCGATTACTTTATAAAATCGCCCATTGATGGCTTCCTGGTACAAAAAAATGTGACTAACGGCATGGCTATCCGCCCCGATAATTCGGCTCCTATGTTTACGGTATCAAACCTTAAAAATGTATGGGTAGAGGCTAACGTGTATGAAGAGAACGTAAGCAAAGTTCACGAAGGTGACGAGGCCGATATTTCAACCATATCTTATCCTGATAAAATTTTTAAGGGAAAGGTGAACAGGCTGATGAATGTAATTGACCCCAACACCAAAGTAATGAAGATGAGGGTAATTATAGATAACCCCGACTTTATGCTAAAACCGCAAATGTTTGCAACCGTAACCATCAATAATACCGAAAATGACAAGGCAATTTCGGTAGCCAGCAGCGCACTCATCTTTGATCACAGCCAATATTATGTTGTTGTTTTAAAGGGCGATAAAAATGTGGAGCTGCGCCAGGTAGAAGTTATCAGCACAAACGGAAAAACGGCATTTATTAAAAATGGTGTTAACGTTGGCGAAAGGGTAATTGCTTCAAAGGCAATCCTGGTGTACGGATCATTAAACAGTTAA
- a CDS encoding TolC family protein, with amino-acid sequence MHRKFVIVLSSIQLWCMAVSGACAQAQAPNSDTLKVNIKQIEEQFLKNNLTLIAEKYNIDNAEAQIITAKLFANPDFNFQNGILNDTHDAYKNQSVGISQLFTTAGKRNKNIRLAQIGVDQARYQFFDLLRTLRFTVRTDFYTIYYNQQSATVYDLEIGSLKKTLTSFKEQFAKGNIAQKEVLRIQSQLYSLQAEYNGLVGGIDATESELKMLIKASPQSYIVPLVDPGFANTISATSVPYSKLLDSAYVNRYDLKNARITVDYNKTNLALQKATAVPDVTFSLGYDKYGSFNNNYVGGGIEFNLPVFNRNQGGIKQARIAIDQSKVQLENQQNQVAMDLATSYKEALRSEELYNSFDPAFKSDFTHLINEVYKNYLLRNIGLLEFIDFYDSFKTNTIQFNNIQLNRITSLEQLNYVTGTPFFNQN; translated from the coding sequence ATGCACCGAAAATTTGTTATCGTTCTTTCTTCAATTCAACTATGGTGTATGGCTGTTTCAGGTGCTTGCGCTCAGGCGCAAGCGCCCAACAGTGATACACTAAAGGTCAATATTAAGCAAATTGAAGAACAATTTCTAAAAAATAACCTTACGCTTATCGCCGAAAAGTATAACATAGATAATGCTGAGGCTCAAATTATAACTGCAAAGCTTTTCGCCAATCCCGATTTTAATTTCCAGAACGGGATCCTTAATGATACGCATGATGCCTACAAGAATCAATCGGTAGGTATTTCGCAATTATTTACAACGGCTGGTAAACGAAATAAAAACATACGCCTGGCTCAAATTGGGGTAGACCAGGCCAGATACCAGTTTTTTGATTTGCTGCGCACACTCAGATTTACCGTACGGACTGATTTTTACACGATTTACTACAATCAGCAGTCGGCTACGGTGTATGACCTCGAGATCGGATCTTTAAAGAAAACGCTAACCTCATTTAAAGAACAGTTTGCCAAAGGTAATATCGCTCAAAAAGAGGTGTTGCGTATTCAATCGCAGCTTTATTCCCTACAGGCGGAGTACAATGGCCTGGTTGGAGGGATTGATGCTACAGAAAGCGAGTTGAAAATGCTGATCAAGGCCTCACCTCAAAGTTATATTGTGCCACTTGTGGATCCTGGTTTTGCCAATACAATTTCGGCAACCTCAGTTCCTTATAGTAAGTTATTGGACTCTGCCTATGTAAACCGTTATGATCTTAAAAACGCCCGGATCACGGTTGATTATAATAAAACCAATCTGGCCCTGCAAAAGGCCACCGCGGTACCTGATGTTACTTTTTCGCTCGGGTATGATAAATACGGTTCATTTAATAACAATTACGTAGGCGGGGGTATTGAGTTTAACCTGCCTGTATTTAACCGTAACCAGGGGGGCATTAAGCAGGCCCGTATCGCGATAGATCAAAGTAAGGTGCAACTGGAGAACCAGCAAAATCAGGTAGCAATGGACCTTGCTACTTCCTACAAAGAGGCATTACGGTCCGAAGAGCTGTATAATAGTTTTGATCCAGCCTTTAAATCAGATTTCACCCACCTTATTAACGAAGTATATAAAAACTATTTGCTGCGAAACATCGGTTTGCTGGAGTTTATTGATTTTTATGATTCTTTCAAAACAAATACCATTCAGTTCAATAATATCCAGCTCAACAGGATCACCTCGCTCGAACAATTAAATTACGTTACAGGCACTCCTTTCTTTAACCAGAATTAA
- a CDS encoding ATP-binding protein codes for MKIKNKLALNFSLITAGILLLILSAIFLVFYSFVRNDFYEHLNDRAKVAAQLYLEADEISSDSLGHVRERYLAKLPEERVGIYNEHNESFLAHKNSYWTDKVIDRVRKKEHLQFAEGSRQTVGIYYRDNQGNFVILVSAVDSGNNDQLLDIARIMLVAFIVLNGGVFFIGRWFAQRSLSPINDLIRQMQRITVNDLHVRVHEGEGRDEITELARNFNRLLEHLYNAFELQQTFVTNASHELRTPVTSIMGEIEVGLNRERSAAEYQQLLVSVLSDAENLNDTISSLMELAQSDLEYTRAKLTPVMIDELVWDMHHYWNNKKTKGKLIVEMQQMPEDANHLVMMVSKPLLIIALNNIIGNAFKFSGGQPVVCTLNVDDSFIKIDIRDSGIGIPTEDVDKIFNSFYRSPNGRSFKGSGIGLYVTQKIIQLFGGTITVLPAQPGTIFSLTFPQPEI; via the coding sequence ATGAAGATCAAGAACAAGTTGGCCCTTAATTTTTCGCTGATAACCGCAGGTATATTACTGCTTATTTTATCGGCCATCTTTTTAGTGTTTTATTCGTTTGTGCGGAATGATTTTTATGAACACCTGAACGACAGGGCAAAAGTTGCCGCGCAATTATATCTCGAAGCGGATGAAATATCTTCGGATTCACTGGGGCATGTCAGGGAGCGTTATCTTGCCAAATTACCTGAAGAACGTGTAGGCATTTATAATGAGCATAATGAATCTTTTCTGGCTCATAAAAACTCGTACTGGACAGATAAAGTGATTGATCGTGTTCGTAAAAAAGAGCATTTGCAGTTTGCAGAAGGTAGCCGGCAAACTGTAGGCATTTATTACCGGGACAACCAGGGCAATTTTGTGATCCTGGTATCGGCTGTGGATTCGGGTAATAATGACCAGTTGCTTGATATTGCCCGTATTATGTTGGTGGCTTTTATCGTGCTCAACGGCGGCGTATTTTTTATCGGCCGCTGGTTTGCGCAACGATCGTTGTCTCCTATAAATGATTTGATCCGTCAAATGCAGCGGATCACCGTAAATGACCTGCACGTCAGGGTGCATGAAGGCGAGGGCAGAGACGAGATTACCGAGCTTGCGCGTAATTTTAACAGGTTGCTGGAGCATTTATATAATGCATTTGAGCTTCAGCAAACATTTGTAACCAATGCGTCGCATGAGTTACGTACCCCGGTAACCAGCATCATGGGCGAAATTGAAGTCGGCCTCAACCGGGAAAGATCTGCAGCTGAATATCAGCAGTTATTGGTATCTGTACTCAGCGATGCCGAAAACTTAAACGATACCATAAGCAGTTTAATGGAACTGGCGCAGTCCGACCTGGAATATACGCGCGCAAAGCTGACCCCCGTTATGATAGATGAACTGGTATGGGACATGCATCACTACTGGAACAATAAAAAGACGAAAGGGAAGCTTATTGTAGAAATGCAGCAGATGCCTGAAGATGCAAACCATTTGGTAATGATGGTTAGTAAGCCCCTATTGATCATTGCTTTAAATAACATCATTGGCAATGCCTTTAAGTTTTCGGGCGGTCAGCCGGTGGTTTGTACACTTAATGTTGACGATAGTTTTATTAAAATAGATATCAGGGATTCCGGAATTGGCATTCCGACTGAAGATGTCGATAAGATATTCAACTCATTTTACCGCAGCCCTAACGGGAGGAGTTTTAAGGGTAGCGGCATTGGTTTGTATGTAACCCAGAAAATCATCCAGCTTTTTGGCGGTACAATAACAGTGTTACCGGCACAGCCCGGAACCATCTTTTCATTGACGTTTCCACAACCCGAAATCTAA
- a CDS encoding response regulator transcription factor, protein MHILVIEDEPKVAAFLLKGLRECQYDVSLAKDVFDAKQALQADDYHLIIIDVLLPDGNGMDLCRYIRKQDVLTPILMLTALDSIDNKVSGLQAGADDYLVKPFHFNELLARIEALLRRTARLQTEPGILSFADLKLNTASKLAERAGAEIILTAKEYALLELFMQHPNKTLSRDYIAEKVWGIDFDTKTNFIDVYVNYLRKKIEKGFHGKLIHTNIGMGYILKEKAG, encoded by the coding sequence ATGCACATATTAGTAATAGAGGACGAACCAAAGGTTGCGGCGTTTTTATTAAAAGGACTCCGGGAATGCCAATATGATGTTAGTTTGGCCAAAGATGTTTTTGATGCAAAACAAGCGCTCCAGGCAGATGATTATCACCTTATTATTATAGATGTATTGCTTCCTGACGGGAATGGAATGGACCTTTGCCGGTACATCCGCAAGCAGGATGTGCTGACGCCGATACTGATGCTCACTGCCTTAGATAGTATCGATAATAAAGTTAGTGGCTTACAGGCCGGAGCAGATGATTATCTTGTTAAACCATTTCATTTTAACGAATTACTTGCACGGATTGAGGCGCTATTGCGCAGAACGGCAAGGCTGCAAACCGAACCTGGGATACTCTCATTTGCCGATTTGAAATTGAATACCGCGAGTAAGTTAGCCGAGCGCGCGGGAGCCGAAATTATCCTAACCGCAAAGGAATATGCGTTGTTGGAGCTTTTTATGCAACACCCTAATAAAACCCTTTCGAGGGATTATATTGCCGAAAAAGTTTGGGGGATAGACTTTGATACCAAAACCAATTTTATCGATGTATATGTGAATTATCTCCGTAAAAAAATCGAGAAAGGTTTCCATGGTAAATTGATCCATACCAATATCGGCATGGGCTATATCCTGAAAGAAAAAGCTGGCTAA